The DNA segment GCCATCACCGGCAGGCGCCGCCCACCAGCCCCCTGACCTGGCTGACGCAGCACGGTGTGGTGGCCCGGTACCTTAGCGTTCATCCTGGCCTCCTGAGCGCGCCATATACTCTCGCAGGCTGCTGGCCAGTGCGGGCGGCATTGTGTGCTTTGCGAAAGCCGTGTCCCAACGTCTTATCGACGCACTGTTGGCCAATGTGCTCAACGCTTCACGCCGTTGCACGGGCGTTTCCAACTGCAAGACTAAGCCGGCCCAGAATGGGTGGCCGGCCTTGAGCAACCGTTCGTGGATAATATGGCTATGAGCACTTGCCTGGACCTGAGGCTGTGCCGCCAGTTCATTGATCAACCCAGCCATCACCGACGGTTCGCTGGCCAGGCCCAATTCGTTGATTTCGCCCAACAACGCATCCATTTTTCGGCGTTCATCAGCGGCTAAATTGGCCAGGATCCATTTACGATCATCAGCGTGCAGACAGGCCAGGCGGATCGCAGCCTTGCGCAGTGGCGAAAATTCCATAGTTCAGCGGCCCTCCACCAGCCAGCGACGCAAGTCGCCCAGCAATTGTTCACGCTCCATGGAAGACAGGCGGGGCAGGCTATTGGCGATGCGGGACTCACGCTTGCGGGTTGCCATCCATAGCATCAACAGAATGATCGACAGCGCAGCAGCCAGTGCTGCAATCCCCCAACGCATCCATGGCACCGCAACGCCTGGTGGTGCCTGCGGATCGCCAGAGGACACCACCGGTGAGGTGGCGATATTGGTGGCGGCGGGCTTCGCGGCAGAAGTGGCGGGCATGGGCGGGATATACGCGATCACCAGACGGTCGCCCCGCGCTGGATCAAGGCCCAAGGCCGCTTCCAGCAAGCCCTGGATATCCTTGAGTTGAGCATTCGCTGACGGCGTGCTGAGTACGATGCCTACTGTGATCCGCTCGATCTTCCCCGTGGCATGTTCAGTTTCAGCGCGCTCTTTACCCACCTCGTAGTCCACTTCACGGTTATTTTGCGAACGTTTTGAATTGCTTTCGCCTGTCGAGCGATCGGTGGACGCCGTGGTTTTTTCTCGGCGAATGGAGCGTTTGTCGGCAAGGGGTTGTTCGCTGATGGATTTGACCCGGTCAAAATTCATCTGCACCCGCACGGAGACGTCGGCGCCATTACTACCCAATGGGCGCAACAGCAACTGCTCGGCCTTTTGCTTCAGGGCCTGTTCAACCTGGGCCGTCAGTTGCTGATGCTCGGGCGCCCCTGCTGCCCCGTCTGAACTGCTCAAAACCAGGCCGTCTTCATTCAGTACGGCGACGCGTTCCAGGGACATGCCCTCCACGGCAGAGGCCACTACTTGTTGAATGCCGCGCACGCGCTGAGGATTCAAGGCGCCTTGCAACCGCGGTCGGACAATCACCGAGGCCTTGGGCGGCTCTTCCGCTTGCTGGTAAAGGCTGGTTTTCTTGAACGTCAGGTGAACTCGGGCGTATTCAACTTCGGACATGCTCATGATTGAGCGCGCCAATTCACCCTCCATCGCCCGTTGATAGTTAATCTTCTGGCTGAACTCCGACATGCCGTAGTCGGCCTTGTCGAACAACTCGAAACCCGTGCTGCTACGGCTCGGTATTCCCGCTTGCGCAAGGTACATGCGCGCAGTGGCTGCCTCTTCTGCTGCGACCTCGATCACACCTTCCTTGGTGTTGATGCGATACGGCACTTGACGCTGGCTGAGAATTGCCAGGATTTCGGCTTGTGAGGCTTCGCTGGCGTCCTTGTACAGCGCCACGTAGCTGGGCCGAAACACCCACCAGATGGATAACGCCAACAGCGCGATGATCAGCACCACGCCACCGAGGAATACGCTGGAACGACCGGTAAAAAGCTTCGACACGGGTTTGTCTTCCATGGGTTAAATTTGCAACCGCGCCAATTCCTGGTAGGCATCCACCAGACGATTACGTACCTCGACCGCCAATTGAAGCGACAGCTTTGCCTGCTCCATGGCCATGACCAAGTCATGGGGAGCAACGTTTTCACCCACGGCATACGACGACAGCAAGGCTGTTGCCTGGTCAGTCTGCTCGTTCAGTTGTACGGCGCCCGATTTCAACTGGCCAAGAAAGTCAGTGCCGCTGACGTTATTCGTCTCAAAGGCCATCCCGTTCACCGACGACAGCGGTGAGGTCAGCCCAATGGGGGTAATCGCTACGCTCATGTCATTTCCCGATTTCAAAGGCTTTGAGCGTCATGGCTCGCAAGCTGTTGTAGGAGCGGATATTCGCCTCGTAAGCGCGGGTCGCCGAGACCAGGGTGGCCATCTCTCGGGCGGCTTCGATGTTGGGGTAGTGCACCATGCCGTTATGGTCGGCCATGGGGTGGCCGGGGTCCTGTACCACACGGGTTTCGCTTCCTTGATAGGCTTGAACCCGAGGAGCATGCAACCCCACCTGACTGGCAAAACTGTCGGTCGGAGCTACCCGCAACA comes from the Pseudomonas shahriarae genome and includes:
- the fliF gene encoding flagellar basal-body MS-ring/collar protein FliF, whose translation is MSKLFTGRSSVFLGGVVLIIALLALSIWWVFRPSYVALYKDASEASQAEILAILSQRQVPYRINTKEGVIEVAAEEAATARMYLAQAGIPSRSSTGFELFDKADYGMSEFSQKINYQRAMEGELARSIMSMSEVEYARVHLTFKKTSLYQQAEEPPKASVIVRPRLQGALNPQRVRGIQQVVASAVEGMSLERVAVLNEDGLVLSSSDGAAGAPEHQQLTAQVEQALKQKAEQLLLRPLGSNGADVSVRVQMNFDRVKSISEQPLADKRSIRREKTTASTDRSTGESNSKRSQNNREVDYEVGKERAETEHATGKIERITVGIVLSTPSANAQLKDIQGLLEAALGLDPARGDRLVIAYIPPMPATSAAKPAATNIATSPVVSSGDPQAPPGVAVPWMRWGIAALAAALSIILLMLWMATRKRESRIANSLPRLSSMEREQLLGDLRRWLVEGR
- the fliE gene encoding flagellar hook-basal body complex protein FliE, producing the protein MSVAITPIGLTSPLSSVNGMAFETNNVSGTDFLGQLKSGAVQLNEQTDQATALLSSYAVGENVAPHDLVMAMEQAKLSLQLAVEVRNRLVDAYQELARLQI
- a CDS encoding flagellar basal body rod protein FlgC, which translates into the protein MPLDNISEVIRGSMAYERTRVEVASYNLAIANVALSPGQDSPLLRVAPTDSFASQVGLHAPRVQAYQGSETRVVQDPGHPMADHNGMVHYPNIEAAREMATLVSATRAYEANIRSYNSLRAMTLKAFEIGK